Proteins encoded within one genomic window of Humulus lupulus chromosome 1, drHumLupu1.1, whole genome shotgun sequence:
- the LOC133832719 gene encoding auxin-responsive protein SAUR65-like — MISPKRLAAMTRNFVAKKKKKSVSWLFGTSTTTTRAGKRDHVVVYSSDDKRFELALKYMGSLLILELVRMSTEMEAVDGDGDGDGDGDGHTTIRLACESSILEYVISFIDKHDGYVDEDTQKALLSIFVSNIGHTHHQSHTS; from the coding sequence ATGATATCCCCAAAGAGACTTGCTGCGATGACGAGGAATTTCGttgcaaagaagaagaagaagagcgtAAGTTGGTTGTTTGGAACATCAACGACAACAACAAGAGCAGGAAAGAGAGACCACGTTGTCGTTTACAGCAGCGACGACAAGCGTTTTGAGTTGGCGTTGAAATATATGGGAAGTCTGCTAATATTGGAACTGGTGAGAATGTCGACGGAGATGGAGGCAGTGGACGGAGAcggagatggagatggagatggagatggtCATACTACTATCAGGTTGGCTTGTGAGAGTTCCATCTTGGAGTATGTCATTTCTTTCATTGACAAGCATGATGGGTATGTCGATGAAGATACACAGAAGGCTCTTCTCAGCATCTTCGTCTCAAATATTGGTCACACTCACCACCAGAGCCACACTTCGTGA